From the genome of Naumannella halotolerans, one region includes:
- a CDS encoding LysR family transcriptional regulator, giving the protein MDRRQLTHFLAVAHAGSLTRAAAHLRIAQPSLSHSIRALETELGTQLFERLGRGVALTPAGEALVEPAARTLRAFEIAASTVRSVDNDEFGTLRIIGSTLWALTPLVPLVTEFRRLMPNVRVSVSDPEHRDDVLEQVRTGRVDLGLLEGPPPAGRFASQYLADLELLAVLPPNHARSVDSETPVTIEELAEIGLISTPTGTALRTHLDQRLDLADRSGQVQIETAHLAALVPLVLSGAGAALLPEGMAATAIEKGATVVGLAPPSLARVSLIWRAGQLDPRSRTMLTLAREFYGTVETDQSGEL; this is encoded by the coding sequence GTGGACCGACGCCAGCTGACCCATTTCCTCGCGGTCGCCCATGCCGGCAGCCTGACCCGGGCGGCGGCCCATCTGCGGATCGCCCAGCCCTCGTTGTCCCACAGCATCCGGGCCCTGGAGACCGAACTCGGCACGCAGTTGTTCGAACGTCTCGGCCGCGGGGTGGCGCTGACGCCGGCCGGCGAGGCACTGGTGGAACCGGCCGCGCGTACCCTGCGTGCCTTCGAGATCGCCGCCAGCACGGTCCGCTCGGTCGACAACGACGAGTTCGGCACCCTGCGGATCATCGGCAGCACCCTGTGGGCGCTGACACCCCTGGTGCCCCTGGTCACCGAGTTCCGGCGGTTGATGCCGAATGTCCGGGTGAGCGTCTCCGATCCCGAACATCGCGACGACGTGCTGGAGCAGGTACGTACCGGCCGGGTGGATCTCGGCCTGTTGGAAGGTCCACCGCCGGCCGGTCGGTTCGCCAGTCAGTACCTGGCCGATCTGGAACTGCTGGCGGTCCTGCCACCGAACCACGCCCGGTCGGTCGACAGTGAGACACCGGTGACGATCGAGGAGCTGGCCGAGATCGGCCTGATCTCCACCCCGACCGGGACCGCCCTGCGCACCCACCTGGACCAGCGACTGGATCTGGCCGACCGCTCCGGTCAGGTGCAGATCGAGACCGCCCACCTCGCGGCCCTGGTGCCCCTGGTGCTCTCCGGTGCCGGTGCGGCACTGCTGCCCGAGGGCATGGCCGCCACGGCGATCGAGAAGGGAGCGACCGTGGTCGGGCTGGCACCGCCTTCGCTGGCCCGCGTCTCGCTGATCTGGCGAGCCGGGCAGCTCGACCCGCGGTCACGCACGATGCTCACCCTGGCGCGCGAGTTCTACGGCACTGTGGAGACCGATCAGTCCGGCGAACTATAG
- a CDS encoding type Z 30S ribosomal protein S14, protein MAKTALKVKQSRKPKFGVRGYTRCNRCGRPRAVFRKFGLCRICLRDLAHRGELPGVTKSSW, encoded by the coding sequence ATGGCGAAGACCGCACTGAAGGTCAAGCAGTCCCGCAAGCCCAAGTTCGGCGTCCGCGGTTACACCCGCTGCAACCGCTGTGGCCGCCCCAGGGCCGTGTTCCGCAAGTTCGGCCTGTGCCGCATCTGCCTGCGGGACCTGGCCCATCGTGGCGAACTGCCCGGCGTCACCAAGTCCAGCTGGTGA
- the rpmD gene encoding 50S ribosomal protein L30 — MARLKVTQVKSGIGGKQNQRDTLRTIGLKRIGDTAVKEDRPEIRGMLNTVSHLISVEEVD; from the coding sequence ATGGCTCGTTTGAAGGTCACCCAGGTCAAGTCCGGTATCGGTGGCAAGCAGAACCAGCGCGACACCTTGCGGACCATCGGCCTGAAGCGCATCGGGGACACCGCCGTCAAGGAGGACCGCCCCGAGATTCGAGGAATGCTGAACACGGTCTCGCACCTGATCAGCGTCGAGGAGGTCGACTGA
- the rplR gene encoding 50S ribosomal protein L18, producing the protein MGISLDAGKHTAPKAAARHRRQVRGRKRIFGSAERPRLVVTRSSKHVFAQVIDDNAGATLVSASTMEADLRGTTGDKSEKAKRVGELLAERAKAKGVEAVVFDRSGNKYHGRLAALADGARSGGLDF; encoded by the coding sequence ATGGGTATCTCACTGGATGCTGGCAAGCACACCGCACCGAAGGCTGCCGCTCGGCACCGTCGCCAGGTACGTGGACGCAAGCGGATCTTCGGCTCCGCCGAGCGTCCGCGGCTGGTGGTCACCCGCTCGAGCAAGCATGTCTTCGCCCAGGTCATCGACGACAACGCCGGTGCCACCTTGGTCTCGGCTTCCACCATGGAGGCCGACCTGCGCGGCACCACCGGTGACAAGTCCGAGAAGGCCAAGCGCGTCGGCGAACTGCTCGCCGAGCGGGCCAAGGCCAAGGGCGTGGAGGCGGTCGTCTTCGACCGGTCCGGCAACAAGTACCACGGGCGTCTGGCTGCACTGGCCGACGGTGCACGCTCCGGCGGCCTGGACTTCTGA
- the rpsH gene encoding 30S ribosomal protein S8 has product MTMTDPIADMLTRVRNANQAHHDSTTMPHSKIKAGIAEILRQEGYISSYEVKEPAEGEVGKSLEITLKYGQNREQSISGIRRISKPGLRVYAKSTQLPKVLGGLGIAIISTSQGLLTDRDATNKNVGGEILAYVW; this is encoded by the coding sequence ATGACAATGACTGATCCAATCGCAGACATGCTGACGCGTGTGCGCAATGCGAACCAGGCGCACCACGACTCCACCACCATGCCGCACTCCAAGATCAAGGCCGGTATCGCCGAGATCCTGCGGCAGGAGGGCTACATCTCCTCCTACGAGGTGAAGGAACCCGCCGAGGGTGAGGTCGGCAAGTCGCTCGAGATCACCTTGAAGTACGGCCAGAACCGCGAGCAGTCGATCTCCGGCATCCGCCGGATCAGCAAGCCCGGCCTGCGGGTCTATGCCAAGAGCACCCAGTTGCCGAAGGTCCTCGGTGGCCTCGGCATCGCGATCATCTCGACGTCCCAGGGTCTGCTGACCGACCGGGACGCCACCAACAAGAACGTGGGCGGGGAGATCCTCGCCTACGTGTGGTGA
- the rplX gene encoding 50S ribosomal protein L24, with translation MSLHVKKGDRVKVIAGKDKGLVGEILAVDPTNTKVVVQGVNVVQRHVRETATPQGKRVEGGIISSEAPIHASNVQLVVKVDGEEVVSRVGYERREVTKRRPDGSEYAAFRSVRIAKKTGEEI, from the coding sequence ATGAGCCTGCACGTGAAGAAGGGTGACCGGGTGAAGGTCATCGCAGGCAAGGACAAGGGTCTGGTCGGTGAGATCCTCGCCGTCGACCCCACCAACACCAAGGTGGTCGTCCAGGGCGTGAACGTGGTCCAGCGCCATGTCCGCGAGACGGCGACCCCGCAGGGCAAGCGGGTCGAGGGCGGCATCATCAGCTCCGAGGCCCCGATCCACGCCTCGAACGTCCAGTTGGTCGTCAAGGTGGACGGCGAGGAAGTCGTCAGCCGGGTCGGTTACGAGCGCCGTGAGGTGACCAAGCGTCGCCCCGACGGTTCGGAGTACGCCGCCTTCCGCAGTGTCCGGATCGCCAAGAAGACCGGAGAGGAAATCTGA
- a CDS encoding siderophore ABC transporter substrate-binding protein: MRRSRSLSAIAAIAASAALLTACSSGETETPAGDSSAATTTVQVEDNFGTQTVTVPPTSVVATDNRTFETLSDWGVQLAAAPRALMPETIAYKNDESIVDLGSHQEPDLEAVVAAEPDLIINGQRFSQYREDLATLAPDAAIVELDPRDGEPFEAELKRQTTALGQIFGKETEAEQLNTGLDDAIARAQAAYDSGETVMAVNSTGGELGYLAPSNGRTLGPVFDTLSLTPSLELEGSDFHEGDDISVEAIAESNPDWILVMDRDAAVGSDEADYQPAAQVIEESQALQNVTAVQEGNIVYMPDDTYTNEGIQTYTEFYSSLADAFEAKG; this comes from the coding sequence ATGCGCCGTTCCCGTTCCCTGTCCGCCATCGCCGCCATCGCGGCCTCCGCAGCGCTGCTCACCGCCTGCTCCTCCGGTGAAACCGAGACCCCCGCCGGTGACAGCTCCGCCGCCACCACGACGGTCCAGGTCGAGGACAACTTCGGCACCCAGACCGTGACCGTCCCGCCCACCTCGGTGGTCGCCACCGACAACCGCACCTTCGAGACCCTCTCGGACTGGGGCGTCCAGCTGGCCGCCGCACCGCGCGCCCTGATGCCGGAGACCATCGCCTACAAGAACGACGAATCGATCGTCGACCTGGGCAGCCACCAGGAGCCGGACCTGGAGGCCGTCGTCGCCGCCGAGCCAGATCTGATCATCAACGGTCAGCGCTTCTCCCAGTACCGGGAGGACCTGGCCACCCTGGCCCCCGATGCCGCGATCGTGGAACTCGACCCGCGCGACGGGGAGCCCTTCGAGGCCGAGCTGAAGCGGCAGACCACCGCGCTCGGACAGATCTTCGGCAAGGAGACCGAGGCCGAGCAGCTGAACACCGGCCTCGACGATGCGATCGCCCGTGCCCAGGCTGCCTACGACTCCGGTGAGACCGTGATGGCGGTGAACTCCACCGGCGGTGAACTGGGTTACCTGGCACCGAGCAACGGACGTACCCTCGGGCCGGTCTTCGACACCCTGAGCCTCACCCCGTCGCTGGAACTCGAGGGCTCCGACTTCCACGAGGGTGACGACATCTCGGTGGAGGCGATTGCCGAGTCCAACCCCGACTGGATCCTGGTGATGGACCGCGATGCAGCGGTCGGCAGCGACGAGGCGGACTACCAGCCCGCCGCGCAGGTGATCGAGGAGTCCCAGGCGCTGCAGAACGTGACCGCGGTGCAGGAGGGCAACATCGTCTACATGCCCGATGACACCTACACCAACGAGGGCATCCAGACCTACACCGAGTTCTACAGCAGCCTCGCCGACGCCTTCGAGGCCAAGGGCTGA
- the rplE gene encoding 50S ribosomal protein L5, with amino-acid sequence MTATTTERTLPRLQQRYRDEVVPALQNEFNYANPMQIPGLVKVVVNMGVGEAARDSKLIDGAIRDLTTITGQKPQVTKARKSIAQFKLREGQPIGAHVTLRNTRMWEFADRLLSLALPRIRDFRGLNSHQFDGQGNYTFGLTEQVMFHEIDPDKIDRSRGMDITFVTSATNDDEGRALLKNLGFPFNDNPKPAKARRSGPAYARRK; translated from the coding sequence ATGACCGCCACCACCACCGAGCGCACCCTGCCGCGTCTGCAGCAGCGTTACCGCGACGAGGTCGTACCGGCTCTGCAGAACGAGTTCAACTACGCCAACCCGATGCAGATCCCGGGCCTGGTGAAGGTCGTCGTCAACATGGGTGTCGGTGAGGCTGCTCGCGACTCCAAGCTGATCGACGGCGCCATCCGCGACCTGACCACCATCACCGGTCAGAAGCCGCAGGTGACCAAGGCCCGCAAGTCGATCGCCCAGTTCAAGCTGCGTGAGGGACAGCCGATCGGTGCCCACGTCACCTTGCGGAACACCCGGATGTGGGAGTTCGCCGACCGCCTGCTGAGCCTGGCGCTGCCCCGGATCCGCGACTTCCGCGGTCTGAACAGCCACCAGTTCGACGGCCAGGGCAACTACACCTTCGGTCTCACCGAACAGGTCATGTTCCACGAGATCGACCCCGACAAGATCGACCGGAGCCGAGGGATGGACATCACCTTCGTGACCTCGGCGACCAACGACGACGAAGGCCGGGCACTGCTGAAGAACCTGGGCTTCCCCTTCAACGACAACCCGAAGCCGGCCAAGGCTCGCCGCAGCGGCCCGGCCTACGCACGACGGAAGTGA
- the rplF gene encoding 50S ribosomal protein L6 — protein MSRIGKLPIAIPSGVEVKLDGRQVEVKGPKGTLSHVVAEPITVAKNDAGQIEVSRPDEERVSRSLHGLTRTLVSNMVTGVTDGYEKKLEIVGVGYRVISKGPTELEFNLGFSHPVVVKAPEGITFAVENPTKFSVQGIDKQAVGEVAANIRKLRKPEPYKGKGVRYAGEHVRRKVGKAGK, from the coding sequence ATGTCGCGTATTGGCAAGCTCCCGATCGCCATTCCGTCCGGAGTCGAGGTCAAGCTCGACGGCCGGCAGGTCGAGGTGAAGGGCCCGAAGGGGACCCTCAGCCACGTCGTCGCCGAGCCGATCACCGTGGCCAAGAACGATGCCGGCCAGATCGAGGTGTCGCGTCCCGATGAGGAGCGCGTCAGCCGTTCGCTGCACGGTCTCACCCGGACGCTGGTGTCGAACATGGTCACCGGTGTCACCGATGGCTACGAGAAGAAGCTCGAGATCGTCGGTGTCGGTTACCGCGTGATCTCCAAGGGCCCGACCGAGCTGGAGTTCAACCTGGGCTTCTCGCATCCGGTCGTGGTGAAGGCCCCCGAGGGCATCACCTTCGCCGTCGAGAACCCGACGAAGTTCAGCGTCCAGGGCATCGACAAGCAGGCGGTCGGTGAGGTCGCTGCGAACATCCGTAAGCTCCGCAAGCCCGAGCCCTACAAGGGCAAGGGTGTGCGGTACGCCGGCGAGCACGTTCGGCGCAAGGTTGGAAAGGCTGGTAAGTGA
- a CDS encoding ABC transporter permease — MTITTTTAARKQRLFDPKLLLGILVVAALLVVSLFTGVYDIFGNTDGGEMFAITRIPRTIALVLAGAAMAMCGLVMQLLTQNRFVEPTTTGTTEWAGLGMLTVMITFPTAGLNLRMIGAIAFAFVGTMIFFLFLRRVTLRFSLIVPIIGIMLGAVVSSISTFVALQTNMLQSLGVWFAGSFTSVLRGQYELLWIVAAVGVVVFLAADRFTVAGLGEDIATNVGVNYNRVIFLGTGLIAIATGVVTVVVGNLPFLGLIVPNLVSMVRGDDLRSNLSWVCLTGIAIVTVCDLFGRLVIMPFEVPVSVILGIFGSVVFIALLLRQRRRG; from the coding sequence ATGACGATCACCACCACCACCGCCGCCCGCAAACAGCGGCTCTTCGACCCCAAGTTGCTGCTCGGCATCCTGGTCGTCGCCGCCCTCCTGGTCGTCTCCTTGTTCACCGGGGTCTATGACATCTTCGGCAACACCGATGGCGGTGAGATGTTCGCCATCACCCGGATCCCCCGCACCATCGCGCTGGTCCTGGCCGGCGCCGCGATGGCGATGTGCGGTCTGGTGATGCAGTTGCTGACCCAGAACCGTTTCGTCGAGCCCACCACCACCGGCACCACGGAATGGGCCGGTCTGGGGATGCTCACGGTGATGATCACCTTCCCCACCGCCGGTTTGAACCTGCGGATGATCGGCGCGATCGCCTTCGCCTTCGTCGGCACGATGATCTTCTTCCTCTTCCTGCGGCGGGTGACCCTGCGTTTCTCCCTGATCGTGCCGATCATCGGCATCATGCTCGGCGCCGTCGTCAGTTCGATCTCCACCTTCGTGGCCCTGCAGACGAACATGTTGCAGAGCCTCGGCGTCTGGTTCGCCGGCAGTTTCACCTCGGTGCTGCGGGGGCAGTACGAGCTTCTCTGGATCGTCGCCGCGGTCGGTGTCGTGGTCTTCCTGGCCGCCGACCGATTCACCGTCGCCGGGCTCGGCGAGGACATCGCCACCAATGTCGGGGTCAACTACAACCGGGTGATCTTCCTGGGTACGGGGTTGATCGCGATCGCGACCGGGGTGGTCACCGTGGTCGTCGGCAACCTGCCGTTCCTCGGCCTGATCGTGCCGAACCTGGTCTCGATGGTCCGCGGGGACGACCTGCGCAGCAACCTTTCCTGGGTCTGCCTGACCGGGATCGCCATCGTCACCGTCTGTGACCTGTTCGGCCGGTTGGTGATCATGCCCTTCGAAGTACCGGTCTCGGTGATCCTGGGGATCTTCGGTTCGGTGGTCTTCATCGCCTTGTTGTTGAGGCAGCGTCGCCGTGGCTGA
- the rplO gene encoding 50S ribosomal protein L15: MALKVHHLRPAPGAKTAKTRVGRGEASKGKTAGRGTKGTGARKNVPEAFEGGQMPMHMRVPKLRGFNNPFRTEYQIVNVAKIAQLFPDGGEIGVADLVAKGAVREGELVKVLGNGEISVAVQVSAHAFSGSAKSKIEAAGGSATQL, translated from the coding sequence ATGGCACTGAAGGTTCATCACCTTCGCCCGGCTCCGGGCGCCAAGACCGCCAAGACCCGTGTGGGTCGCGGTGAGGCATCGAAGGGCAAGACGGCAGGTCGCGGTACGAAGGGCACCGGCGCACGCAAGAACGTGCCCGAGGCCTTCGAGGGCGGTCAGATGCCGATGCACATGCGGGTACCGAAGCTTCGTGGCTTCAACAACCCGTTCCGTACCGAGTACCAGATCGTGAACGTGGCGAAGATCGCCCAGCTGTTCCCCGACGGTGGAGAGATCGGTGTCGCCGATCTGGTCGCCAAGGGTGCGGTGCGCGAGGGCGAACTGGTGAAGGTCCTCGGCAATGGTGAGATCTCGGTCGCGGTGCAGGTGAGCGCGCATGCGTTCTCCGGCTCGGCGAAGTCGAAGATCGAGGCCGCCGGCGGTTCGGCCACTCAGCTCTGA
- the rplN gene encoding 50S ribosomal protein L14: protein MIQQESRLKVADNTGAKEILCIRVLGGSGRRYAGVGDTIVATVKDAIPGGNVKRGEVVKAVIVRTVKERRRNDGSYIKFDENAAVILNTNGEPRGTRIFGPVGRELREKKFMRIVSLAPEVI from the coding sequence ATGATCCAGCAGGAGTCGCGACTGAAGGTCGCCGACAACACGGGTGCGAAGGAAATCCTCTGCATCCGCGTGCTCGGTGGCTCTGGTCGTCGCTACGCCGGCGTCGGTGACACCATCGTCGCAACGGTGAAGGACGCCATCCCCGGCGGCAACGTGAAGCGCGGTGAGGTCGTCAAGGCCGTCATCGTGCGGACCGTCAAGGAGCGTCGTCGCAACGATGGTTCCTACATCAAGTTCGACGAGAACGCTGCCGTCATCTTGAACACGAACGGCGAGCCCCGAGGCACCCGCATCTTCGGCCCGGTGGGTCGTGAGCTTCGCGAGAAGAAGTTCATGCGGATCGTCTCGCTCGCCCCGGAGGTGATCTGA
- a CDS encoding ABC transporter ATP-binding protein, whose protein sequence is MITLNEVQKRYSSEVEIGPVSLTIPAGGVTALIGPNGAGKSTLLTMIGRLLDIDAGSVEVAGHDVSTTPSRELAKIISILRQENNFVTRLTIRQLVAFGRFPYNRGRLTTEDEQIIDRAIDFLDLAELQDRYLDQLSGGQRQRAYVAMVLAQDTPFVLLDEPLNSLDMKHARAMMQQLRRAADELGRTIVVVLHDVNFASHYADWICAVKDGVVAEFGTAEEIMTDEVLSRIFDTPVQVIDGPHGRLAAYF, encoded by the coding sequence GTGATCACCCTCAACGAGGTGCAGAAGCGCTACAGCTCCGAGGTCGAGATCGGCCCGGTCAGCCTGACGATCCCCGCCGGCGGGGTGACCGCGCTGATCGGACCGAACGGTGCGGGCAAGTCGACGCTGCTGACCATGATCGGCCGTCTGCTGGACATCGACGCCGGCAGCGTGGAGGTGGCCGGTCACGACGTCAGCACCACTCCTTCACGGGAGCTGGCCAAGATCATCTCCATCCTCCGGCAGGAGAACAACTTCGTCACCCGGTTGACCATCCGGCAGCTGGTGGCCTTCGGCCGCTTCCCCTACAACCGGGGGCGGCTGACGACCGAGGACGAGCAGATCATCGACCGGGCGATCGACTTCCTCGATCTGGCCGAGTTGCAGGATCGCTATCTCGATCAGCTTTCCGGCGGCCAGCGGCAGCGCGCCTATGTGGCGATGGTGCTCGCCCAGGACACCCCCTTCGTGCTGCTCGACGAACCGCTGAACAGCCTGGACATGAAACATGCCCGGGCGATGATGCAGCAGTTGCGGCGGGCCGCCGACGAACTCGGCCGGACGATCGTGGTGGTGCTGCACGATGTGAACTTCGCCTCCCACTACGCCGATTGGATCTGCGCGGTGAAGGACGGTGTGGTCGCCGAGTTCGGCACCGCCGAGGAGATCATGACCGACGAGGTGCTGAGCCGGATCTTCGACACCCCGGTGCAGGTGATCGACGGCCCGCACGGGCGCCTGGCCGCCTACTTCTGA
- a CDS encoding resuscitation-promoting factor: MWKKTVGLVAAGLLTATGGAGASYAAMNDQVSLSVDGVVSSEGTLAPTVGAYLEQSGIALGERDVVEPAADAPIDGETTIAIRYARPLDLTVDGEQSQVWSNALTVSEALDELGYDETASVSPLRDTEIPREGLALEIGTEKSVEVVVRGKSKTVHTNGHDVQAALEAAEVEADDDDKVDPGVDEALIDGMKITYTQVEKKTEKQKKDIDFKTEEVKSSSLDKGETKVLAEGKKGQRELTFDVVYEDGKEVKRSEKDSKVLTEPVNKRVAVGTREQQEEEESSSSNSGSGSGSSGSGSSGSGSSGSGSSESDSDDSSGSGSSNQTDSGPGDDAVWERLAQCESGGNWSINTGNGFYGGLQFTEQTWKSMGGSGLPHENSKAEQIRLGKKLQAQAGWGQWPACTSKLGLR; this comes from the coding sequence GTGTGGAAGAAGACAGTCGGACTCGTTGCCGCAGGCCTGCTCACCGCCACCGGTGGAGCCGGGGCCAGCTACGCCGCCATGAACGACCAGGTGTCGTTGTCGGTCGATGGAGTGGTCAGCTCCGAAGGGACCCTGGCGCCCACGGTCGGTGCCTACCTCGAACAGAGCGGCATCGCACTCGGTGAGCGTGACGTGGTCGAACCGGCCGCTGATGCTCCGATCGACGGCGAGACCACGATCGCCATCCGCTACGCCCGCCCGCTCGACCTGACCGTCGACGGTGAGCAGTCGCAGGTCTGGTCCAATGCGCTGACCGTCTCCGAGGCGCTCGACGAGCTGGGCTACGACGAGACCGCCTCGGTCTCCCCGCTGCGGGACACCGAGATCCCGCGCGAGGGTCTGGCGCTGGAGATCGGCACCGAGAAGTCGGTCGAGGTCGTCGTTCGCGGCAAGTCGAAGACGGTGCACACGAACGGCCATGATGTGCAGGCCGCGCTGGAAGCTGCCGAGGTCGAGGCCGACGACGACGACAAGGTCGATCCGGGTGTCGACGAGGCGCTGATCGACGGGATGAAGATCACCTACACCCAGGTGGAGAAGAAGACCGAGAAGCAGAAGAAGGACATCGACTTCAAGACCGAAGAGGTCAAGAGCTCGAGCTTGGACAAGGGCGAGACCAAGGTCCTGGCCGAGGGCAAGAAGGGTCAGCGCGAACTCACCTTCGACGTCGTCTACGAAGACGGCAAGGAGGTCAAGCGTTCCGAGAAGGACTCCAAGGTGCTCACCGAGCCGGTGAACAAGCGGGTCGCCGTCGGCACTCGCGAGCAGCAGGAGGAAGAAGAGTCCTCCAGCTCGAACTCCGGCTCGGGATCGGGCAGCTCCGGATCGGGCAGCTCGGGATCGGGCAGCTCGGGATCGGGCAGCTCGGAGTCCGATTCCGATGACTCCTCCGGTTCCGGTTCGAGCAATCAGACCGACAGCGGTCCCGGTGACGACGCGGTCTGGGAACGACTGGCCCAGTGCGAATCCGGTGGCAACTGGTCGATCAACACCGGCAACGGCTTTTACGGCGGGTTGCAGTTCACCGAGCAGACCTGGAAGTCGATGGGTGGATCCGGTCTGCCGCACGAGAACTCGAAGGCCGAGCAGATCCGCTTGGGCAAGAAGCTGCAGGCCCAGGCCGGTTGGGGCCAGTGGCCGGCCTGCACCTCGAAGCTCGGTCTGCGCTGA
- a CDS encoding iron chelate uptake ABC transporter family permease subunit — MAESTRTAETVSHPGSGALSAPGAARRYWLVLTALALVGGLSGFGLLAWDNPMPVGSRGFWLIANLRTENLIVMAVVAFCQTLATVSFQTVTNNRIITPSIMGFESLYVAIQTASVYFLGAAGLAMLQGVPQFILQVLLMVGFALLLYGWLLSGRYGNLHVMLLIGIITGGGLGSVSAFMQRLLTPSEFDLLAARLFGSVSNADADYLPIAIPLCLVAGIALWWKARSLNVLALGKDVAQNLGLRHRTQTMQVLFLVSILMAVSTSLVGPMTFFGFLAATLAYQFAGTYDHRYIFPVALLTGFSVLTLAYFVMNHIFYAQGVVSIIIELVGGSVFLIVILRKGRL, encoded by the coding sequence GTGGCTGAGTCGACCCGTACCGCCGAGACGGTCTCCCACCCCGGTTCCGGTGCCCTCTCGGCCCCGGGTGCCGCCCGTCGCTACTGGCTGGTCCTCACCGCGCTGGCCCTGGTCGGCGGGCTCAGCGGTTTCGGCCTGCTCGCCTGGGACAATCCGATGCCGGTCGGCTCCCGCGGGTTCTGGTTGATCGCCAACCTGCGGACCGAGAACCTGATCGTGATGGCGGTGGTCGCATTCTGCCAGACCCTGGCGACCGTCAGCTTCCAGACCGTCACCAACAACCGGATCATCACGCCCTCGATCATGGGCTTCGAGTCGCTCTACGTGGCGATCCAGACCGCCTCGGTCTACTTCCTCGGTGCTGCCGGACTGGCGATGCTGCAGGGCGTACCCCAGTTCATCCTGCAGGTGTTGTTGATGGTCGGCTTCGCCCTGCTGCTCTACGGCTGGCTGCTGTCGGGCAGGTACGGGAACCTGCACGTGATGTTGCTGATCGGCATCATCACCGGCGGTGGCCTCGGGTCGGTCTCGGCCTTCATGCAGCGGCTGTTGACCCCGAGCGAGTTCGACCTGCTGGCTGCCCGGTTGTTCGGCTCGGTCAGCAATGCCGATGCCGACTACCTGCCGATCGCGATCCCGCTCTGCCTGGTCGCCGGGATCGCCTTGTGGTGGAAGGCCCGGAGCCTGAACGTGCTCGCCCTGGGCAAGGACGTCGCGCAGAACCTGGGGCTGCGGCACCGCACGCAGACCATGCAGGTGTTGTTCCTGGTCTCGATCCTGATGGCGGTCTCCACCTCCCTGGTCGGACCGATGACCTTCTTCGGCTTCCTCGCCGCGACCCTGGCCTACCAGTTCGCCGGCACCTACGACCATCGCTACATCTTCCCGGTCGCCCTGCTCACCGGGTTCTCGGTGCTGACCCTGGCCTACTTCGTGATGAACCACATCTTCTACGCCCAGGGTGTGGTCTCGATCATCATCGAACTGGTCGGCGGCTCGGTCTTCCTGATCGTCATCCTGCGGAAGGGACGCCTGTGA
- the rpsE gene encoding 30S ribosomal protein S5 yields the protein MSGTQRGGGRGGERRGRDDRRGRDAEKSNFVERVVAINRVAKVVKGGRRFSFTALVVVGDGDGTVGVGYGKAKEVPAAIAKGVEEAKKNFFRVPRILGTVPHPVQGEKAAGVVMLRPASPGTGVIAGGAVRAVLECAGIHDVLAKSLGSPNAINVVHATVAALQMLETPEAVAARRGKAVEDVTPAALLKASREKQEVAS from the coding sequence ATGAGTGGAACCCAACGCGGCGGTGGCCGCGGGGGCGAGCGTCGCGGCCGGGACGATCGTCGTGGCCGGGACGCCGAGAAGAGCAATTTCGTAGAGCGCGTGGTGGCGATCAACCGCGTCGCCAAGGTCGTCAAGGGTGGCCGCCGTTTCAGCTTCACCGCACTGGTTGTGGTGGGTGACGGTGACGGCACCGTCGGCGTCGGATACGGCAAGGCCAAGGAGGTGCCCGCGGCGATCGCCAAGGGCGTCGAGGAGGCGAAGAAGAACTTCTTCCGCGTCCCCCGCATCCTGGGCACCGTGCCACACCCGGTCCAGGGTGAGAAGGCGGCCGGCGTGGTCATGCTGCGCCCGGCTTCGCCCGGTACCGGTGTGATCGCCGGTGGCGCGGTCCGTGCAGTGCTGGAGTGCGCAGGTATCCACGACGTCCTGGCCAAGTCGCTCGGTTCGCCGAATGCGATCAACGTGGTGCACGCCACGGTGGCGGCCCTGCAGATGCTGGAGACCCCCGAAGCCGTCGCGGCGCGCCGCGGCAAGGCGGTCGAGGATGTCACCCCGGCTGCACTGCTGAAGGCCTCGCGCGAGAAGCAGGAGGTGGCCTCCTGA